In Hyphomicrobium denitrificans 1NES1, one DNA window encodes the following:
- a CDS encoding membrane protein has product MNDVILARALHVLAVVIWIGGVAMATSVVLPAVRRGDLGPDRLKAFGAIEHRFIWIARTAVLIVGLSGLYMVARLDVWDRFTSAEFWWMHAMVGVWLLFAFVLFIAEPFILHRRFHHWASARPDLAFPWLERAHWLLLVLALVAIFGGVTGSHGWTGF; this is encoded by the coding sequence ATGAATGATGTGATCCTAGCCCGCGCACTCCATGTCCTCGCTGTTGTGATCTGGATTGGCGGCGTTGCAATGGCAACCAGTGTCGTTTTGCCTGCCGTGCGCCGCGGCGATCTGGGCCCTGATCGCCTGAAAGCGTTTGGCGCAATAGAGCACCGTTTCATCTGGATAGCGCGCACCGCCGTCCTGATCGTCGGCCTGAGCGGCCTTTATATGGTGGCCCGGCTCGATGTCTGGGACCGGTTTACCTCTGCCGAATTCTGGTGGATGCACGCGATGGTGGGCGTCTGGCTGCTGTTCGCCTTCGTGCTATTTATCGCTGAGCCGTTTATTCTCCATCGTCGTTTCCACCACTGGGCGAGCGCACGGCCTGATCTTGCGTTCCCTTGGCTCGAGCGGGCACACTGGCTACTTCTCGTACTGGCACTTGTCGCGATCTTCGGCGGCGTGACGGGAAGCCATGGATGGACAGGATTTTAA
- a CDS encoding Crp/Fnr family transcriptional regulator: MKPGPQFSRNDLSSLALFEGLSASVLDEVIAVTRCRAMARDTRIFNQGDGHVRAHLLVEGSVRISQTGSDGGQIVVRFIGPGEMFGAVALFTDGKYPADADTLTDAIEFSWSEADLLKLMSAHSQIAINALKIVGKRIQEAQNRLRELSTQPVERRVAHTLLRLSRQAGRDTPDGVKIGFPLRRKDIADICGTTLFSVSRLLTTWEKAGWLATRDQHLTIAKISEIQRVGDNDRT, encoded by the coding sequence ATGAAACCAGGCCCTCAATTCTCGCGCAACGACCTATCCTCGCTCGCACTATTCGAAGGACTTTCAGCATCCGTCCTCGACGAGGTGATCGCGGTGACCCGTTGCCGCGCGATGGCTCGGGATACCCGTATCTTCAACCAGGGCGATGGACACGTCCGAGCGCATCTTCTGGTGGAAGGCAGCGTCCGCATCTCGCAAACCGGAAGCGATGGCGGACAGATCGTCGTCCGCTTCATCGGTCCGGGTGAGATGTTCGGCGCGGTGGCTCTATTCACCGATGGCAAATATCCAGCTGACGCGGACACGCTAACCGATGCAATCGAGTTTAGCTGGAGCGAGGCCGATCTCCTCAAGCTGATGAGCGCCCATTCGCAGATCGCAATCAATGCGCTCAAGATCGTCGGCAAGCGCATCCAGGAAGCTCAAAATCGGCTGCGGGAACTTTCGACGCAGCCGGTAGAGCGCCGTGTTGCGCACACTCTTCTACGGCTTTCCCGCCAGGCCGGGCGCGACACTCCCGACGGCGTGAAGATCGGTTTTCCGCTGCGGCGCAAGGACATCGCCGACATCTGTGGGACGACGCTTTTTTCGGTTAGCCGTCTCCTGACGACTTGGGAGAAGGCGGGCTGGCTCGCTACGCGTGATCAGCACCTGACGATCGCCAAGATTTCAGAGATCCAGCGGGTAGGCGACAACGACCGTACCTGA
- a CDS encoding NnrS family protein, whose protein sequence is MTAVAGKSNTVIWTIAFRPLFLAASLWSALALALWVFVLIEGLTLPSRFAPMDWHVHEMLFGFISAAIAGFLLTAIPNWTGRAPIRGQPLIGLVLLWIAGRIACFTSASLPVWLGVAIDSVFLLALCLVVAREILLAGNRRNLIMPVPIAVLLVANVLTHLEALGVGVPAGIGRRLGISAVIFLMSVIAGRIIPAFTRNWLSVRKAKKLPAPAGRFDLLAIASLALGLLGWVFFPVSAVSGAILLAAAVLNAWRLARWRGLATASEPLLAILHVGYLWIVIGAGLLGASIVGTHVPGPAAIHALTAGAMGTMVLAVMSRVSLGHTGRTLHADVITTTAYASITLATLTRIAAACLPSHYLPLITLSGVLWIASFLIFAVYYGPMLVSPRIDALR, encoded by the coding sequence ATGACGGCCGTGGCCGGCAAGAGCAATACGGTGATTTGGACGATTGCATTTCGTCCTTTGTTTCTCGCTGCCAGCCTGTGGTCGGCGCTGGCGCTGGCTCTTTGGGTATTCGTCCTCATAGAAGGTTTGACGTTACCTAGCCGTTTTGCACCCATGGACTGGCACGTGCACGAGATGCTGTTCGGATTCATTTCGGCAGCCATCGCGGGATTCCTTTTGACGGCAATCCCAAACTGGACAGGGCGTGCACCGATCCGTGGACAGCCGCTTATCGGACTTGTCTTGCTTTGGATTGCGGGCCGAATTGCATGTTTCACGTCCGCATCGCTACCGGTCTGGCTCGGCGTCGCCATCGATTCCGTGTTTCTTCTTGCACTTTGTCTTGTCGTGGCTCGCGAGATTCTGCTTGCCGGTAATCGCCGCAATCTCATCATGCCGGTTCCGATCGCCGTGCTTTTGGTAGCGAACGTCCTGACCCACCTCGAGGCTCTGGGTGTCGGTGTACCGGCAGGTATCGGGCGGCGCCTCGGCATCTCGGCCGTGATCTTTCTCATGTCCGTAATCGCAGGGAGAATCATTCCAGCCTTCACGCGCAACTGGCTGTCAGTGCGCAAAGCCAAGAAGCTCCCGGCTCCCGCCGGACGGTTCGATCTCCTTGCAATCGCGTCTCTCGCGCTCGGTCTTCTGGGCTGGGTGTTTTTCCCGGTCTCTGCCGTATCCGGCGCAATTCTTCTGGCTGCCGCGGTTCTCAACGCTTGGCGGTTAGCGCGCTGGCGCGGACTCGCGACTGCATCCGAACCGCTCTTGGCGATCCTTCATGTGGGCTATCTCTGGATCGTGATCGGCGCAGGACTGCTCGGTGCCAGCATAGTAGGCACCCACGTTCCGGGACCTGCGGCAATCCACGCACTAACTGCGGGTGCAATGGGAACGATGGTGCTTGCCGTGATGAGCCGGGTTTCGCTCGGCCATACCGGGCGAACTCTCCATGCCGACGTCATCACGACTACAGCATATGCCTCGATTACGCTTGCGACCTTAACGAGAATAGCGGCGGCGTGTCTGCCTTCGCACTATCTCCCGCTCATTACGCTTTCCGGCGTTCTGTGGATTGCGAGTTTTCTGATTTTCGCCGTCTACTACGGTCCAATGCTCGTTTCGCCTCGGATCGATGCGTTACGCTGA
- the ybaK gene encoding Cys-tRNA(Pro) deacylase: MSQKTRATEMLDISAVAYSLHSYDYNPGADRIGVQAAVALGVPAGQVLKTLMVVIDNKPACAVVPSDCELSMKKLAAALGGKSAQMMKPADAERITGFKVGGISPFGQKRDVPTVLEERALVLESVFVNGGQRGLQIKLDPKRIVLVLNAKVASLIASA, encoded by the coding sequence ATGTCGCAAAAGACGCGCGCGACCGAAATGCTGGATATCAGCGCCGTCGCGTATTCATTGCATTCGTATGACTACAATCCGGGTGCCGACCGTATTGGCGTTCAGGCAGCGGTTGCGCTCGGTGTGCCGGCGGGTCAAGTCCTCAAGACACTCATGGTCGTGATCGACAACAAACCAGCGTGTGCTGTCGTGCCTTCCGATTGCGAGTTGTCGATGAAGAAACTGGCTGCGGCGCTCGGAGGCAAATCTGCGCAGATGATGAAGCCGGCCGACGCTGAGCGCATCACCGGCTTCAAAGTTGGTGGCATTAGTCCGTTCGGCCAAAAACGCGATGTGCCGACGGTGCTGGAAGAGCGGGCTCTTGTTCTGGAGTCCGTGTTCGTCAATGGCGGTCAGCGCGGACTCCAGATCAAGCTCGACCCGAAGCGGATCGTCCTCGTTCTTAATGCCAAGGTGGCCTCGCTGATCGCCTCGGCGTAA